A window of the Paralichthys olivaceus isolate ysfri-2021 chromosome 5, ASM2471397v2, whole genome shotgun sequence genome harbors these coding sequences:
- the hoxb4a gene encoding homeobox protein Hox-B4a, which produces MAMSSYLINSNYVDPKFPPCEEYSQSDYLPSHSPDYYSSQRQEPAAFQPDSLYHHHQHPAHPPNHNPHRGEPPYTPCQRAGQPASVVMSPRGHVVPPAGLQTTPVPEQSHRCDSVTPSPPPSCGQTPHSQSASSPASNRKDPVVYPWMKKVHVNIVNPNYTGGEPKRSRTAYTRQQVLELEKEFHYNRYLTRRRRVEIAHTLCLSERQIKIWFQNRRMKWKKDHKLPNTKVRSGTNSGSNTNSQALTGSQNRSAGPL; this is translated from the exons ATGGCCATGAGCTCCTATTTGATCAACTCCAACTATGTGGACCCGAAGTTCCCACCGTGCGAGGAATACTCACAGAGCGACTATCTGCCCAGCCACTCTCCGGACTATTACAGCTCTCAGAGGCAGGAGCCTGCCGCTTTCCAGCCGGACTCCCTCTACCACCACCATCAGCACCCCGCACACCCCCCGAATCACAACCCGCACCGAGGCGAGCCGCCCTACACGCCGTGCCAGCGCGCGGGGCAGCCCGCCTCGGTGGTGATGTCCCCCCGGGGTCACGTCGTCCCCCCGGCCGGGCTGCAGACCACCCCCGTCCCGGAGCAGAGTCACCGCTGCGATTCGGTGACACCCAGCCCGCCTCCGTCTTGCGGTCAAACTCCCCACAGCCAAAGCGCTTCTTCCCCCGCGAGCAATCGCAAGGACCCCGTCGTCTACCCATGGATGAAGAAAGTCCACGTAAACATCG TGAATCCAAACTACACAGGGGGGGAGCCGAAGCGGTCTCGGACGGCCTACACCCGCCAGCAGGTCCTGGAGCTCGAGAAGGAGTTTCACTATAACCGGTACCTGACGCGCAGGCGCAGGGTGGAGATCGCGCACACGCTATGCCTGTCAGAGCGGCAGATCAAGATCTGGTTCCAGAACCGGAGGATGAAGTGGAAGAAGGACCACAAGCTGCCCAACACTAAGGTCCGCTCCGGGACAAACAGCGGCAGCAACACAAACTCCCAGGCCCTAACCGGTTCCCAGAACCGCTCCGCCGGACCTCTATAG